From one Melioribacteraceae bacterium genomic stretch:
- the fmt gene encoding methionyl-tRNA formyltransferase, with protein sequence MRIVFFGTPDFAVASLSKIYESEFKISAVVTAPDKERGRGRKVSFTPAKEFAIEKNIPVLQPTKLKEKQFITELKKFNADLFVIVAFRILPVEVFTLPKYGSINLHGSLLPKYRGAAPIQWALINGDEETGVTTFFLKEKVDTGNMILQEKIAIDPEDNFETLNDKMKEVGAEVLLKTISMIEKGEVNEQSQDDSSASPAPKITKEICEINWTKAALDIHNLIRGVSPYPGAFFVLDDKQYKVYKSKVVDLPILQLAEIFEDKKEIFIGCGEGTLQILEIQPEGRKRMTAEEFLRGYRLIN encoded by the coding sequence ATGAGAATTGTATTCTTTGGTACTCCCGATTTTGCCGTTGCCTCGCTTTCTAAGATTTACGAAAGTGAATTTAAAATTTCAGCAGTTGTAACTGCACCTGATAAAGAACGGGGCAGAGGAAGAAAAGTTAGCTTTACTCCCGCTAAAGAATTTGCAATCGAAAAAAACATTCCGGTACTACAGCCAACTAAATTAAAAGAAAAACAATTCATTACAGAGCTGAAAAAGTTTAATGCCGATCTTTTTGTAATTGTTGCTTTTCGAATTCTTCCGGTTGAAGTATTTACTCTTCCAAAGTATGGTTCTATCAATCTTCACGGATCACTGCTTCCTAAATACCGCGGTGCAGCTCCTATTCAATGGGCACTAATCAATGGTGATGAGGAAACAGGTGTTACAACTTTTTTCTTAAAAGAAAAAGTTGATACGGGAAATATGATTCTTCAAGAAAAAATTGCAATTGATCCTGAAGATAATTTTGAAACTTTAAATGATAAAATGAAAGAAGTGGGTGCTGAAGTTCTACTTAAAACTATTTCTATGATTGAAAAGGGCGAAGTTAACGAGCAATCACAAGATGATTCATCTGCTTCACCAGCCCCCAAAATCACTAAAGAGATTTGCGAAATTAATTGGACAAAAGCTGCTCTGGATATTCACAATCTAATTCGCGGAGTTTCTCCTTACCCTGGTGCATTTTTCGTTTTGGATGATAAGCAGTACAAAGTATATAAATCCAAAGTTGTTGATTTACCTATACTTCAACTTGCTGAAATTTTTGAAGATAAAAAAGAAATTTTCATTGGTTGTGGTGAAGGAACCTTACAAATATTGGAAATTCAACCCGAAGGAAGAAAACGTATGACAGCCGAAGAATTTTTAAGAGGATATAGATTAATAAACTAA
- the dnaK gene encoding molecular chaperone DnaK, producing MGKIIGIDLGTTNSCVAVMEGNEPVVIPNSEGGRTTPSVVAFTKSGERLVGQPAKRQAVTNPNNTIFSIKRFMGRRIDEVGTEIGEVPYKVVEGDGKTARVQIDDRKYSPPEISAMVLQKMKKTAEDYLGQEVTEAVITVPAYFNDSQRQATKDAGEIAGLKVKRIINEPTAAALAYGLDKKNKEQIVAVYDLGGGTFDISILQLGEGVFEVKSTNGDTHLGGDDFDQRLINFLADEFKKQEGIDLRKDPMALQRLKEAAEKAKIELSSSSSTDVNLPFITATQDGPKHLNINLSRSKFEQLTDDLIERTVGPCESAIKDAGLTASQIDEVILVGGSTRIPKVQELVKKIFGREPHKGVNPDEVVAIGAAIQGGVLAGDVKDVLLLDVTPLSLGIETLGGVMTKLINANTTIPTKKSEVFSTASDNQPSVEIHVLQGERSMANDNRTLGRFHLEGIPPAPRGIPQIEVTFDIDSNGILHVAAKDKATGKEQSIRITSSSGLNQDEIEKMKQDAKEHAAEDKKKKESIEIKNQADNLIFQTKKQITELGDKLNADDKSKLENEVKNLEDAVATNDTDKIKAASDKLTQVFSEISQKMYQQQGAPGAQPGNEQQQNQGEPQSEKSNEKDVEDASYEVMDDEEKKDGK from the coding sequence ATGGGAAAAATTATTGGAATTGATCTTGGAACGACGAACAGCTGCGTTGCCGTAATGGAAGGTAACGAGCCTGTCGTAATTCCTAATTCGGAAGGTGGAAGAACGACACCATCTGTTGTTGCCTTCACAAAAAGTGGTGAAAGATTAGTTGGACAGCCGGCAAAAAGACAAGCTGTTACTAATCCAAATAATACAATTTTTTCTATCAAACGATTTATGGGAAGAAGAATTGATGAGGTTGGCACTGAGATAGGAGAAGTCCCGTACAAAGTTGTTGAAGGTGACGGGAAAACTGCTCGTGTTCAAATTGATGATAGAAAATATTCACCTCCGGAAATTTCAGCAATGGTCTTACAAAAGATGAAAAAGACAGCTGAAGATTATCTCGGACAGGAAGTTACTGAAGCCGTGATTACTGTTCCGGCTTATTTTAACGATTCACAACGACAAGCAACTAAAGATGCTGGTGAAATTGCCGGATTAAAAGTAAAAAGAATTATCAATGAACCGACTGCTGCTGCTTTAGCATACGGTCTTGATAAAAAGAACAAAGAACAAATTGTTGCTGTTTATGATTTAGGCGGTGGTACATTCGATATTTCTATATTGCAGTTAGGTGAAGGTGTGTTTGAAGTTAAGTCCACAAATGGTGATACCCACTTAGGTGGCGATGACTTTGATCAAAGACTTATAAACTTCCTAGCTGATGAATTTAAAAAGCAAGAAGGTATTGATCTTAGAAAAGATCCGATGGCTTTACAACGATTAAAAGAAGCAGCTGAAAAAGCTAAAATTGAACTTTCTTCATCAAGTTCAACAGATGTTAATTTACCTTTTATCACTGCAACTCAAGACGGTCCAAAGCACTTAAATATTAATTTAAGCCGCTCTAAATTTGAACAATTAACAGATGATCTTATTGAAAGAACAGTTGGTCCATGTGAAAGTGCAATAAAAGATGCAGGTTTAACCGCCTCACAAATTGATGAAGTAATTCTAGTTGGTGGTTCGACAAGAATTCCTAAGGTACAAGAACTTGTTAAAAAAATATTTGGTAGAGAACCGCATAAAGGTGTAAACCCGGATGAAGTTGTTGCAATCGGTGCGGCCATCCAAGGTGGTGTTCTTGCCGGTGATGTTAAGGATGTACTATTGCTTGATGTTACTCCACTATCACTCGGTATTGAAACTTTAGGCGGAGTGATGACTAAATTGATTAATGCCAATACAACAATACCAACTAAAAAGAGTGAAGTATTCTCTACCGCTTCGGATAACCAACCATCGGTCGAAATACATGTTCTTCAAGGTGAGCGATCGATGGCAAATGATAACAGAACACTTGGTAGATTCCACTTAGAAGGAATTCCACCGGCACCACGAGGAATTCCTCAAATTGAAGTTACATTTGATATTGACTCCAATGGTATATTACATGTAGCGGCTAAAGATAAAGCGACCGGAAAAGAGCAGAGTATTAGAATCACTTCATCGAGTGGATTAAATCAAGATGAAATTGAAAAGATGAAGCAAGATGCTAAAGAACATGCTGCTGAGGATAAAAAGAAAAAAGAATCGATCGAGATTAAGAACCAAGCTGACAATTTGATCTTCCAAACTAAGAAGCAAATTACTGAACTTGGTGACAAGTTAAACGCTGACGATAAATCTAAATTAGAAAATGAAGTAAAAAATCTTGAAGATGCAGTTGCTACAAATGATACTGATAAAATAAAAGCAGCATCTGATAAACTCACTCAAGTATTTAGTGAAATTTCTCAAAAGATGTATCAACAGCAAGGTGCACCGGGAGCTCAACCTGGTAATGAACAGCAACAAAATCAAGGTGAACCTCAAAGTGAGAAATCGAATGAAAAAGATGTTGAAGATGCATCCTACGAAGTAATGGATGATGAAGAAAAAAAAGACGGTAAATAA
- a CDS encoding cysteine synthase family protein, which translates to MRNKTYNLLDSIGNTPLVKLDNISKELKAKIWAKLEFTNPGGSIKDRIALYMIEKAEREGKIKPGDTIIENSSGNTAMGLAIVARQKGYKLKIVIRDTTSKEKIKMLQVLGVDVLLVDASLPHEHPKSYNNYAKNLADEHPDYYYIDQHNNLDNNESHYKTTGPEIWEQMNGKIDYVVAGVGTGGTLCGMGKFFKEKNPNIKLIGIDPMGSIFYNYFKEKKLITPYRYKIEGIGDEFLIKTAQLELLDDMYQVEDKTAFQWTKKLANEEGILSGGSSGANIWASVKLAKEIDREANIVTIICDSGYKYFSTIYNDQWLKENELI; encoded by the coding sequence TTGCGAAATAAAACTTACAACTTACTTGATTCAATTGGCAACACACCTCTAGTCAAACTAGATAATATTTCAAAAGAATTAAAAGCAAAAATTTGGGCAAAGTTAGAGTTTACAAATCCCGGTGGAAGCATAAAAGATCGTATTGCTTTATACATGATTGAAAAAGCCGAACGAGAAGGAAAGATAAAACCGGGTGATACTATTATTGAGAACTCATCAGGTAACACTGCTATGGGCTTAGCAATTGTTGCGAGACAAAAGGGCTATAAACTTAAAATCGTTATTCGCGATACTACGAGTAAAGAGAAAATTAAAATGCTTCAGGTACTCGGTGTTGATGTTCTTTTAGTCGATGCTAGTCTTCCTCATGAACATCCAAAATCATATAATAATTATGCAAAAAACTTAGCTGATGAACATCCCGATTATTATTACATTGATCAGCATAATAATTTAGATAACAACGAATCACACTATAAAACAACCGGACCCGAAATATGGGAACAGATGAACGGAAAGATTGATTATGTTGTTGCTGGTGTGGGAACCGGGGGAACGTTGTGCGGAATGGGAAAATTTTTCAAGGAGAAAAATCCCAATATTAAACTTATTGGAATTGATCCGATGGGTTCGATATTCTATAACTACTTTAAAGAAAAAAAACTCATTACACCGTACCGTTATAAAATTGAAGGGATTGGTGATGAGTTCTTAATCAAAACCGCACAACTTGAATTACTTGATGACATGTATCAAGTTGAAGATAAAACAGCTTTCCAATGGACCAAAAAATTGGCAAACGAAGAAGGGATTCTTTCCGGAGGTTCAAGCGGGGCAAATATTTGGGCATCTGTAAAACTCGCTAAAGAAATAGATAGAGAAGCTAATATTGTGACAATAATTTGCGATTCGGGATATAAATATTTCAGCACAATTTACAATGACCAATGGTTGAAAGAAAATGAATTAATATAG
- the def gene encoding peptide deformylase, producing the protein MAIIPITVYGDSILRKKTEKVKSVNDDLIQNIQDMFQTMRYANGIGLAANQVGIDKSLFVIDLQEVEGYETFKPIVMINPEIVLESDEIVTIEEGCLSLPNLRADVDRAAAIKVKYLNTDEQEEELEADELFARVILHEYDHLIGKMIPDRVNEKIKKKLQKELKDISDRKVEVDYPITEKQ; encoded by the coding sequence ATGGCAATCATTCCAATAACCGTTTACGGTGATTCAATTCTTCGCAAAAAGACGGAGAAAGTTAAGTCAGTAAATGACGATTTAATCCAAAATATTCAAGACATGTTTCAAACTATGCGCTATGCAAATGGAATTGGTTTAGCTGCCAATCAAGTTGGAATTGATAAGTCTTTATTTGTGATCGACTTACAAGAAGTAGAAGGATATGAAACCTTCAAGCCAATAGTGATGATTAATCCCGAGATAGTTTTGGAATCGGATGAAATAGTAACAATTGAAGAAGGTTGCCTAAGTTTACCAAACTTAAGAGCTGATGTTGATCGTGCAGCTGCTATCAAAGTAAAATATCTAAATACTGATGAGCAGGAAGAAGAACTTGAGGCAGATGAATTGTTTGCGCGAGTAATTCTTCATGAATATGATCATCTAATAGGTAAAATGATTCCTGACCGTGTTAATGAAAAAATCAAAAAGAAATTACAGAAAGAATTAAAAGATATTTCCGATAGAAAAGTTGAAGTAGATTACCCAATAACCGAGAAGCAGTAA
- a CDS encoding M1 family metallopeptidase, which translates to MLFIFPLILLSLFFYSQESSDLFQNTPPELDFRQTNSVLLENKIKSNTNYKLDVRFDPHNKLLIVSERIIWHNTTKHPTNELQFHLYANAFSNYKTELTKNIFLDELEKTKVNIKNLRVSEEEKEFIYIQPEVENPFDSTVAKIELSNSINPGDSVTISIEYELKIPRSLIRFGYAAGREFYFIAQWFPKLGVFKNGEWTCSQYHPYAEFYSDFADYDVTITIPNDYIIGTTGSLISFLEGERDKTYNFIAKNVVDFAWTASPEFLVYENIFQSKYGREINIKFLIQPENEDLIERKFTAVENTLEYLEEYIGEYPYNNLTLVDVPRSSNLGGMEYPEIVTYFTPLFTPIELQRPESTIIHEIIHQYFYAAVSSNETYEGWLDEGVTTYLEKVILDEYYGKPILSFSFIDYFPIYGIKFLAFREIPLIYTLRTFEIDHYVSNLSLYYANDGLGNLNEKSFFLPNYRSSITNTYAKPSLTLHSLEKYIHRKNVLDILSRYYNKYKFNHVTGSDLINEINDYSGKDLTWFVDSFINKENKFDYSISSIYQINDTSYKILAERLEEGITQTEIAIYTESDTSYIDWDGKDRWKEFIVYSKGEVLAAEVDPHRKNIFDINYANNSYIIESKYWASLSIAIRWYFWVQNALQVFGSIG; encoded by the coding sequence ATGCTTTTTATATTCCCGCTTATTTTGCTCAGTTTATTTTTCTACTCACAAGAATCTTCAGATCTTTTTCAAAATACACCACCAGAATTAGATTTTAGACAAACTAACTCAGTACTTTTAGAAAATAAGATTAAGTCTAACACAAATTATAAATTGGATGTAAGATTTGATCCTCACAATAAGCTTCTAATTGTATCAGAAAGGATAATTTGGCATAACACAACAAAACATCCGACTAACGAGCTGCAGTTTCATCTTTACGCAAATGCCTTTAGTAATTACAAAACTGAGTTAACAAAGAATATATTCCTTGATGAACTCGAAAAAACTAAAGTTAATATTAAAAATTTACGAGTAAGTGAAGAAGAAAAAGAGTTTATCTATATCCAACCCGAAGTTGAAAATCCATTCGACAGTACTGTGGCAAAAATTGAATTAAGTAATTCTATTAACCCTGGGGATTCAGTTACAATTAGCATTGAATACGAATTAAAGATTCCAAGAAGTTTAATTCGATTTGGTTATGCCGCGGGACGTGAATTTTATTTTATTGCTCAGTGGTTTCCAAAATTAGGCGTATTTAAAAATGGGGAATGGACTTGCAGTCAATATCATCCTTACGCTGAATTTTATTCTGATTTTGCCGATTATGATGTTACGATCACCATACCAAATGATTACATTATAGGAACAACCGGATCATTAATCTCATTTCTAGAAGGTGAAAGAGATAAGACGTATAACTTCATTGCCAAAAATGTTGTTGATTTTGCATGGACAGCTTCACCCGAATTTCTTGTTTATGAAAATATATTTCAAAGTAAATACGGACGAGAAATTAATATTAAATTTTTAATACAACCGGAAAACGAAGATCTAATTGAGAGAAAATTTACCGCAGTCGAAAATACTTTAGAATATTTAGAAGAATATATTGGCGAATATCCCTACAATAACTTAACACTTGTCGATGTTCCAAGGAGTTCAAACTTAGGAGGAATGGAATACCCTGAAATTGTGACTTACTTCACTCCTTTGTTTACACCAATAGAATTACAAAGACCGGAATCAACAATAATTCATGAAATAATTCATCAATATTTTTACGCAGCAGTCAGCAGTAATGAAACTTATGAGGGATGGCTCGATGAAGGAGTTACAACTTATTTAGAAAAAGTTATTCTTGATGAATATTATGGTAAGCCAATTCTTAGTTTTAGTTTCATAGATTACTTTCCAATTTATGGTATTAAGTTTCTTGCTTTCAGAGAAATTCCGTTGATTTATACTCTGCGAACTTTTGAAATTGATCATTATGTCTCTAATCTTTCGTTGTACTATGCAAATGATGGATTGGGTAATCTGAACGAAAAAAGTTTTTTCTTACCTAATTATCGGTCTTCAATTACAAATACGTATGCCAAACCAAGTTTAACATTGCATTCGCTTGAAAAATACATTCACAGAAAAAATGTTCTGGATATTCTTTCAAGATATTATAATAAATATAAATTCAACCATGTGACTGGAAGTGATCTCATAAATGAAATTAATGATTATAGCGGAAAAGATCTTACTTGGTTTGTTGATAGTTTTATAAACAAAGAAAATAAATTTGATTACAGCATAAGCAGCATTTATCAAATTAATGATACTTCCTACAAGATTTTGGCAGAGAGACTTGAGGAAGGAATAACTCAGACAGAAATTGCAATCTACACAGAAAGTGACACTTCATATATCGATTGGGATGGCAAAGACAGGTGGAAAGAATTTATCGTTTATAGCAAAGGTGAAGTCCTTGCCGCCGAAGTTGATCCACATAGAAAAAATATTTTTGATATAAATTATGCTAATAACTCATATATAATTGAAAGTAAATATTGGGCTTCACTTTCAATTGCAATTCGGTGGTATTTCTGGGTTCAAAATGCTTTACAAGTTTTTGGGAGTATTGGATGA
- a CDS encoding biotin--[acetyl-CoA-carboxylase] ligase, translating to MENNAFNIEDFDIKLDTEVIGRQFIYVEQVESTNSMLLESKEFKDDGTVILAEEQLKGRGRREREWISTPEQNLTFSILLRKADGKVINIINLGASLAVAQSIENLYQLKCTVKWPNDILIDRKKVSGILLESTSKGSELDRVVIGIGINVNQTNFPGRYLIEPTSIRKEFKNKVSRERLLSEVLNQFEEILNKIEDNPQEILEDWKDRCKMIGGKVKVEAETGSKFGIFEDLDENGFLILRVDDKTEKIHYGDVSLR from the coding sequence ATGGAGAACAATGCCTTTAACATTGAAGATTTTGATATAAAGCTTGATACCGAAGTAATAGGTAGACAGTTTATTTATGTTGAGCAAGTAGAATCGACAAATTCGATGCTTTTAGAAAGTAAAGAATTTAAGGATGACGGAACAGTAATCTTAGCCGAAGAACAATTAAAAGGCAGAGGTAGAAGAGAACGCGAGTGGATAAGTACACCTGAACAAAATTTAACCTTTTCAATACTTCTCCGAAAAGCTGATGGCAAAGTTATAAACATTATAAATTTGGGTGCTTCTTTAGCAGTGGCTCAATCTATTGAAAATTTGTACCAATTGAAGTGTACGGTTAAATGGCCAAACGACATTTTAATTGATAGGAAGAAAGTTTCAGGAATTCTTCTCGAATCTACTTCTAAGGGAAGTGAGTTGGATAGAGTTGTGATAGGTATTGGAATTAATGTGAATCAAACAAATTTCCCGGGTCGTTATTTGATTGAACCTACTTCGATCCGTAAGGAGTTCAAAAATAAAGTGAGCAGAGAGAGATTACTGAGTGAAGTATTAAATCAATTTGAAGAAATTCTGAATAAAATTGAAGATAACCCACAAGAGATTCTTGAAGATTGGAAGGACAGATGCAAAATGATTGGAGGGAAAGTTAAAGTTGAAGCCGAAACCGGCAGTAAGTTTGGAATCTTTGAAGATCTCGATGAAAATGGATTTCTTATTTTACGGGTCGATGATAAAACCGAAAAAATTCACTACGGTGATGTGAGTCTAAGATAA
- a CDS encoding cysteine desulfurase family protein — protein sequence MKVYFDNAATTKLHPKVLEKMIPLLTDEYGNPSSIHSFGRKVRVAIEEARETIADFINADTSEIYFVSNGTEANNLPLFGIAKTNFDETGKNKLITSAAEHTCVLETFNALNKLGFSTNQINVTSDCEIDKKELLNNLDDQTSLISLIHVNNETGSVNDIKSLTRNTIGTDRYFHTDAVQSFGKIKIDVKELGVNSLSASAHKLHGPKGIGVVYVKSGTPLTPMILGGSQERNRRGGTEFAAGIIGFAEAIKIATQNMDENFSNVQKLRNYFISALGNSSIENYEINCENTEFPFILSLTFSSEFYKNDSEAMLMYLDINGVAASNGAACTSGTLKPSHVIMSMGKTKEDAQGTIRLSFSALNTFEEVDYTIEILEKMSKKFKK from the coding sequence CTGAAAGTCTATTTCGATAACGCAGCAACCACTAAGCTTCATCCAAAAGTTTTAGAGAAGATGATACCATTGCTAACAGATGAATATGGGAATCCATCTTCTATTCATTCATTTGGAAGAAAAGTTCGTGTCGCCATTGAAGAAGCGCGAGAAACAATTGCCGATTTTATAAATGCAGATACAAGTGAAATTTATTTTGTGAGTAACGGAACCGAAGCAAATAATCTTCCCCTATTCGGAATTGCAAAAACGAATTTTGATGAAACTGGGAAAAATAAACTAATCACATCCGCAGCTGAGCATACATGTGTCCTTGAGACTTTTAACGCTCTTAATAAGTTAGGTTTCTCAACAAATCAAATAAACGTAACAAGCGATTGCGAAATTGATAAAAAGGAGTTGCTGAATAATCTCGATGATCAAACTTCTTTGATTTCATTAATTCATGTTAACAACGAAACCGGTTCTGTTAATGATATTAAGTCTTTAACAAGAAATACTATTGGAACTGATCGATATTTCCATACTGACGCTGTGCAAAGTTTTGGTAAGATTAAAATTGATGTAAAGGAATTAGGCGTTAATTCACTTTCCGCTTCAGCACATAAACTTCACGGTCCAAAAGGGATTGGTGTTGTATATGTTAAATCCGGTACTCCGCTAACACCAATGATTCTCGGTGGTTCACAAGAAAGGAATAGACGTGGCGGAACCGAGTTTGCAGCAGGTATTATTGGATTTGCCGAAGCAATAAAGATTGCGACTCAAAACATGGATGAAAATTTTTCAAATGTTCAAAAACTCCGCAACTATTTTATCTCGGCATTAGGTAATTCATCAATTGAAAACTATGAAATTAATTGTGAGAATACAGAATTTCCGTTTATTCTAAGTCTCACATTCAGTTCTGAATTCTACAAAAACGATTCCGAAGCAATGTTAATGTATCTGGATATAAATGGAGTTGCTGCATCAAACGGAGCGGCTTGTACTTCGGGGACATTAAAACCTTCTCATGTAATTATGAGTATGGGTAAAACGAAGGAAGATGCACAAGGAACAATTCGTCTTTCATTCAGTGCATTGAATACCTTTGAAGAAGTTGATTATACTATCGAAATCTTGGAGAAAATGTCTAAAAAATTTAAGAAATAA